Proteins encoded within one genomic window of Tunturibacter gelidoferens:
- a CDS encoding CpaF family protein — MSYDLILPFFPEEIRVLLLDPTISDLMINGTTGVYADKGGVVEQITLSTPYTNERLTAAIERVARILGQDLTTQNPILNTRLPDGSRVAVVGPPSSINGPTLTIRKFNKWFTSDELIASGSMPVEVRDTVVGLMMQRKNGIIAGGTGSGKTTLMKALLDHIPPSERLCIIEQPAELKVLQPNAIRWEAVEAIPGQVAVTPSELLAAALRHRPDRIIIGEIRNECGYDLLQAMNTGHGGTLSTIHAKSAWDALNRLANLALSARPNLNHAFMRSETAEAIDFTLYCERAANGRRQVRELITVNGYDYNEQRFETEVIYSASTPNAA; from the coding sequence GTGAGCTACGACCTCATTCTCCCGTTCTTTCCAGAAGAGATTCGTGTGCTTCTCCTAGATCCAACAATCTCTGACTTGATGATCAACGGAACGACCGGGGTGTATGCGGATAAAGGCGGTGTTGTCGAACAGATCACACTCTCAACTCCATACACCAACGAGAGACTAACTGCAGCGATTGAGCGTGTGGCTCGAATCTTGGGTCAAGACCTCACAACGCAGAACCCCATTCTCAATACAAGGCTCCCCGATGGTTCCCGCGTCGCTGTCGTAGGCCCGCCATCTTCGATCAATGGTCCTACCCTCACCATCCGAAAGTTCAACAAGTGGTTCACGTCGGACGAGCTTATTGCCTCAGGGAGTATGCCCGTAGAGGTGAGGGATACAGTCGTCGGTCTTATGATGCAGCGCAAGAACGGCATCATTGCTGGCGGCACAGGCAGCGGTAAAACAACCCTCATGAAAGCGCTACTCGATCATATTCCCCCAAGTGAGAGGTTGTGCATCATCGAGCAGCCTGCAGAGTTGAAAGTTCTACAGCCAAACGCAATTCGGTGGGAGGCAGTTGAAGCAATTCCCGGTCAGGTGGCCGTCACACCTAGCGAGCTGCTGGCGGCAGCTCTGCGTCACCGGCCCGACCGAATCATCATTGGTGAGATTCGCAACGAGTGCGGCTATGACCTCCTCCAAGCGATGAACACAGGGCACGGCGGAACATTGTCAACGATCCATGCGAAGTCAGCATGGGATGCTTTGAACCGTCTCGCCAACCTAGCTCTCAGTGCGAGACCTAATCTCAATCACGCTTTCATGCGTAGCGAGACGGCTGAGGCAATCGATTTCACTCTTTACTGCGAACGGGCTGCCAACGGTCGCCGTCAGGTTCGAGAGCTTATCACTGTCAACGGCTACGACTACAACGAACAGCGCTTCGAGACGGAAGTCATCTACAGCGCTTCAACTCCAAACGCTGCATAA